The following nucleotide sequence is from Triticum dicoccoides isolate Atlit2015 ecotype Zavitan chromosome 7B, WEW_v2.0, whole genome shotgun sequence.
AGTTAGGAAGTCAAGCACGTTAATGTGCCTGGAGCTGGTTGTGATCAATGTTCAAGATATCGGTAACTAGTACCATATCAGTCGGGTGCTGAGTAGGGACAAATAGGCAAATTTTCCAGTTAATTGGCCGATAAATCAGTTAATCGGCTATTCGGTGACCCACCGAGTAGCGATTAACTGACCGAGATGCTGGTTTAACTAGCCAATATTTGGAACAATATTCATGATAACACATGGCCTTTTTATCCCTAAAATTTTCCATCTTAATGAGACAAGCTAGGGCTGATGTAAGATGTTGATATTCAGCTGGATTATGTAGTGCATTAAGTTTAGTTCACTCTGTTGATGAGCTCAAAGAGCACCAATGTATACCATGTTTTTCCAAGAAGCAAAAATGCTGGAACATGTAGGAACAATTACATGTTGAAATAGTAGAAAAGAAATAGGGATAGACATGGAGGGTAGTTAGTTTGTACATCTACCCCCACCCAAGCGAGGCTCAATAGCTACATTGAGCTCATGTTCACTTTAAAATAGATGGCCGAACTAAATACAGCTCATTCAAGCTCTGCATGATTGTGTACAACAAACTAAAATTATCTATAATATTATCTCATGTGTTTTGGCTGGAATAATTTTCCCACTTATATTCATGTACTTCCGCAAGCTCTACAGTTATAGCTGTGTAAGCACACTATTTTATATAAACTAAATTGTTTGAACAGAAAATTACTAATGGAAATATGTTTGTTATGTAGGTATTGCACTACTGGCCTTCCCAGTGATATAACTGTGGTGGTTGGGGAACAATCTTTTCATCTCCACAAGGTAAAAATTTCACTAATAAGTTCACTAAGGCTTTCATGTGTTTTCACACAATTTTGTTAGCATTGTGCGATTTTTTACTTTGATTCTGGGAAACTTCTAGTACCAATATGTGCATACTACTccgtccatcccaaaataagtgtccttgctttagtacaactttgtttAGAGACAAAAAATAGATGTACATATCTGCGGAGGATGAAGTAAATTACCTTGTAACAATTGATATCTGTTTTACAGTTTCCTCTATTATCGAAGAGTGGCCTTCTGGAACGTCTCATCAGAGAGAAAATTGAGAAGGGAGAAGATAGCTGTGCCATTGATCTATCTGATATTCCTGGGGGAGCAAAGGCTTTTGAACTAGCTGCTAGGTTCTGCTATGGTGTGAAGTTTGAATTGACTTCCTCCAATGTTGTGCACCTTCGCTGCGCTTCTGAGTATCTTGAGATGACTGAAGATATCGCCGAGGGAAATTTGATTGCGCAGACAGAGAACTTCCTTACCCAGACAGTTCTCAAAAGCTGGAAAGATTCAATCAAGGCACTTCATACTTGCGATGATGtcattgatcttgctgaaaaattgcAAGTTGTGAAGAAGTGCATAGACTCAGTTGCAACTAAATCAAGCACTGATCCCGATGTATTTGGCTGGCCTGTCGCCCAGTATGGTGGTCCCACACAGAGTCGTGGAGGGAGCTTCTTGTGGAATGGTATTAGCACTGGAGCAAGGCCAAGAAattgcagttcagattggtggtatgATGATGTGTCATGCTTAAGCCTTCCATTATACAAGAAGGTAATCTCAGCTATGGAATACCGAGGCGTCAATCAGGACATTATTGTTGGATCCCTTAACCATTATGCCAAAAGGCGTTTACCTGGTCTGAATCGGCGCAAAAGCATTAGCGATGTCAGTAACTGCCTTTCAGTGTCAACTTTAACCGCCATGCCTTCTGAAGAGGAGCAAAGGTATCTTCTTGAGGAGATTGATAGGCTGTTACCTTTCCAAAGGGGTGTTACATCTTGCAAGCTGTTATTTGGCCTTCTGCGCACAGCGATCTTCCTTAAAGCCAGCTCATCCTGCATGTCCAACTTGGAGCGTCGGATAGGTTTGCAGCTTGACAAGGCCACTCTGGAAGATCTTCTGATAACAAACATGTCTGAATCTATTGAAATGCTCTATGATGTGGATTGCGTACATAGGATTCTTGACCACTTCTTGGCAATGGATCAAGAAACTGGTGGAGCTTCTCCTGGCATTGGCGAGGATGGGCACCTATTGGCTTCTCCATCTCTATTGCCGATTACTATGGTTGCTAAGTTGATCGACGGCTACCTAGCTGAAGTTGCACCAGATGCCAACCTAAAGTTGCCAAAGTTTCGGTCTTTGGCTGCTGCCATACCAGACTATGCTCGGCCAATAGATGATGGACTTTATCGCGCCGTTGACATCTATCTGAAGGTAACACTTCTTTATTTCTGCTCCCTGTTTCCAATGACACAGTAACACACCAGTAGGTGAATTCTTCTGCATATCCTCAGTAAGGCAAAACATTATTAGCATTCATAACTTAGTTGTTCCTATCCTTGTAACTTCTTGTCAGAGTTATATTTGAAATGATTGGTGGATAGCTGTTCTGTTTTCAGTTCCAAAACCTTTTCTCGGTAAAACTAGATAGTACAGTATAGGTTTGTGATCATTCAGCTTGCGCCGCAGGATAAAGAGGTTATTGAAGAAATAGCAGAATAGGTTCAGAAACATTATTTAGGTTGCACGAAGATGGTACTTACTACTTATACTACTGTTCCTTTTATCTTCCGTAAATAATGTTTGATATGGCATCAATCATAAGTTCGCCTTGCTGATGTCTGTTTATGTTTTGTTTCTGCTCCTGTGCATAGGCTCATCCCCATCTGTCGGAATCGGAGAAGGAAGAGCTTTGCCGGGTGATGGACTGCCAGAAGCTCTCCCTGGAGGCTTGCACCCACGCGGCGCAGAACGAGCGTCTCCCCCTGCGGGTCATCGTGCAGGTCCTCTTTTTCGAGCAGCTCCAGCTCCGGAGCTCCATCGCCGAGTGCCTGATGATCTCCGAGAACCTTGAGGGCGGCTCGAGGCAGCTCGGCATGCCAACCTCTAGTGAGCAACACCGCGGCGGCGTGGGCTGGCCCCTGGCCGCCAGGGAGAACCACGCCCTGCGCGAGGGCATGGACGGCATGAAGCAGCGGGTGGCCGAGCTGGAGAAGGAGTGCTCCACCATGCGGGAGGAGATCGCGAGGCTGGGCCGCAGCAGGAGCGCCGGCAAGAGCAGGCTGTTCTCCCTCGGCGCGAAGCCACAGATCTGCAGCACCGCCAAGGATGCTACCCCCGCAAAGGCGACAATGGCAAGCGACGACGACAAGCTGGCCGTGGTGAAAGCTGATGCCACGCCCCGGCTGAAGCTGAGCAGACACAAGAAGAACCTGTCCATAGAGGCCTAGCGGCTCCATCGTTTGTGTTACTCTGTACTCTTGAGTTGCTGTTTTGCTGGTGAACTTGTTAGATGCTTTTTACATACCACCACCACCTGTGAACGAAGAACTGGAAGAAGAAAATGAGTTGTTGAGACCTCATTCTAAGTTTTTGACAGACACCCTGTATATTACACGCGCATGGCCATGGTGGCACCGGTAACATCTTGTATCATGTGTCTCTAGGATTGCTAGTCAATCTTGTATAATGTGTCTCTAGGATTGCTGAAATGACTAGCGGGAGCAGTCCTAGGTGTGGGTACTCAGGTAGGCAGTCCTCGCTAGATGTGATCGGGATATTTGCCCACTTTTATTTTACGAGCAAGGCAAGAGCTCTGTGGATTTCATTAAGAGAGAAACGTGAATACAGAGCTACCGGTTTATAAGAAAAAGCAAGGCCGAAAATCAACATAAACCAACACCGACGCCAACACAAACAGGCCAACACCAAAGGGCATTTCTAACCAATCCCGATAGCCGGTTAAAGAAGTACAAATCTGATTTTACCCCTCTAACCGGCACCTAGCCGGTCCTCATCGGCCTTAGAGGAGGATAGATTATCCTCGGTCGCCACGATTCTCCCTGTATCTACTCCGCCGCTCTGCCGTAGCACGGATCCATGCCGCCACGCCCGATCCGCCAGCCCCCGTCCGGTTCACTGACTTTCCGGACCTCCTTCCGCCGCGAGTGCCGCAGAGGACATACATCGGCGTCCGGCAGCGCGTGTGGGGGACATGGATGGCGGAGATCACTGACCGAGAGGCCCACACAAGGAAGTGGGTCGGGTCGTTCCACACGGCGGAGCTCGCAGCAATGGAATACGACCGGTGGCAAGCCCGGTTCCATGGTGCTGCCACGAGGCTCAACTTCCTATTTGGGACGGTGCCGGTCCACCTCGTCCCACTGGCGCCGGGTGTGGTGAGTGCGGCGATGGCTGGGAGGACCAAGAGGCGAGAGAGCGCCTCGAGGCGGAGGCCGCCGCCGAGGCGTACATGGCGGACCTCCGCCGCTAGCACTCCGAGCTCGTGGAAGCGGAGAGGGCGATATTTGCCGACAATGGCGGGAAGGTCATCGTCATCTATGACGACGATGTGCAAGGTGGCGAGGAGGGCGGCGAGGGGGAGCAGGAGTTCGACCTCGAGGAGTGgcagcgcatcttccacggctgcgACGACGACACACCGGCCTGAACCCATGTCTCACCGGCGGTGGGCTgttgaggaaggattggctcgacctacaCTATGGCCGATGAGTAGTCtagtgtagtttaaatttgaatttatgTTTCATGTTCGTTTGTCAAAACTATGTCCCTGATGTGACGTCCATTCGACAACAAATTGCATCGTGCTAGATCTTGCACCATTGTTAGGACCCAAGAAAAATGCAATCAGATCCCCAAGGAGAGATTGGAGGGTTCAACAATCAATGAAGTCTTTGTCGTCTTTCATATGCTACGAAGAGCTAGGAAACAAGTTGGGGCGGAAGAAACACTTTTTTTCAATAAAAAAAGCTAGGAGACGAAGAGACACTGTCGCCGAGGTTCGTTCCAAAGAATTTTGTAGATTTGATAGAACAATAAGTAtaattttgctaaagcacatctagatatgccctaaatattgcacatctaaatcctatgtcattgattttacACAGAGATTCGTGCAAATATCttcttaattttttttcttttctaatttgATTGAGTTGTTTAGATGTGCAATAAATGATGGGCAACATATCTAGTGCATCCGTCTCCATAGTGTATCCGTGTATCCTTTCCATTCTCCACCAGACGATCTAAATCATGCGCTTCGTATCCAACACAAAGAATATTTGCATTTAGCCGCCCGCTTCTGGAATAAAGTGCCATCTTTTTTTGCAAAAATGTCCTCAAACCCTCTAGTCCACGATCTCAACCCAAGACTCAACTGCTCTCTCTGTCCCAAATCATAGGCTCATGGTCTCGTCATCCCTGCGCCAAATCCCCTCCTCGGAAGCCTAGATCTCAGTTGGAAGGCCGGTGACGGCCTCGGACGACCCCCTCGAAGGCCTCTCCCGACGGCAACAACAACCATGACGTGGCCGATGGCAACAACCACCTCGACGACAGGCCGGACGAGTGCGACAACAACGACGACCGTGACGGCGAACCCCACGACATTATTCCGATGAAGTATTGTCGTCCACCTCACGCCCTCATGCTACAGCGAAGACTTGTCCCATAGGAAGCTGTAGCTATACCCGATGGATTAGTGTCAGCTTGTATGAGTAAACTGTATCTGTATTTGCAGCTAATTGAATGGTAGAATGTGAGATGCGTTCGCCTGTTTCTGTTCATTTCTCAATGGTTTGGAAAACTTTAGATGATGTTGGATTTGGCTTGGTCATATCTTAAACGTTGGTTCAACTTCTGCTACGTTATTTCTGTTGGCATTTGGCAATAAATTCATCAAAGATTTTCATTACGAGAAGGTCTATGAAGGGATGCCTTTGTTCAGTTTTTTGTCAATGTAAGCACTGCATTCACTAGCTATAATGCAATGATCTTAAGGAATTTTATTGTATTCATGGTTTGATACTATCCCCTGATCATTTTTGCGTAGGTAACCACAAGATTGTTTTTCTCTGTGTAGCAGATGCATTGCCATGATAGATTTGTGCTGCATAATCAGCAACCGATACCAGCTTATAACACTTCTACTCCAATTCGCTGAATTTGCCATCACTATTCTCCTTGTTCATTTTGAGTATGCATAAATATGTAGTTGTGCAAAAATTTTGTTTCTTACCGTTTGATTCTTAAAGCCTGAAACACCATTGCATTCACATATTCAGATACTATGGTAACTGCAGTTCTTTACAGGATACTGGTAACTACACTGTTTTATATCTAATTCAGGCTTGAGAATAAGCCAACCGCAAGCATTTTCATCATCTAAACTTCTGAGTTTCAGCAACACAGTTGACCATCCAGGGTACCATAAAGCGTTTATTGAGATACCTGATCTACTGCCACTAACCCATTACACATCCTTACATACAAATCACAGTTTTAATCATATTTCCATAGTTGATAGAAACACGTGATACAAAAAGTTGTCCAAGCAAATAATGATTTTATCTATGTTATCATGTACACTGTGATGTACTGAATTCATGTAATGGATGAGAATTTGTGTTATGTCAAATTAAATTTGACTTGATTTCTGACAAGTTTGATGCTTGTCAAATTTCTGAACATATTTAAGCATGATTAAATTTCTGGTTTTTCTATAACTTGTAATTCTGTGTAGTAGCAATACATGCATGTTTGTTGCCTCTTTATTTTTGGTCAGACCTGCATCATCCAGGAGCACACAATGAAATTTGTAGAAACTAATGATAGTGACTTTTGCTTATAGCTTTGATCTGAAAACTGGACATGGCCATCTCAGGCCACTTCTGTAGTTCAAAAGCTTTActgaaaaatactccctccgttcctttatataaggtgtatttgttttttgataaaattccacaatCTAAGATGCATTTGTTCTAATTTCTCGTAATTCTGGTCTTGGCCCTCCAGAAAAAGGAAAGTATCACTCCCCTGATTGCATGTATCTCTCCTTGTAGAGAAACAAAAGGAAATTATCTCTCTCCCGATTGTGTGTATCTCTTCCTTTCCTAGCCTAAATGATTTATTGCCGCTAATCTACGAATTAGACAAGGGTAATTTCCTCCTAAATAGTAcataattatgtgccttggttaacgtgctgaaaataatacaccttagatattggaatagagggagtatatgTTTTCACCACACGACTGAGAAGGCCACTTATTTTTCCAACTCATAAATTGAATTAGTCACTGAATTTTTTAACAACAACAAAGAGGATACTTCTTGCCAAATGCCAAGCAAACTAACAGGGAAAAGCTCAACTAAAGCCTTTGATCTGAACAAGCTATTGCTAATTTGCCACTacaatctctactattaaaggaggaTCAAACGTCGTGATGATTGGACCTAGTTCCACCTCCCCTTCTATCGCTGCTATCGATACGTCCTCCCACCGCTTCTTCCATCCCCGCCCGAAAAAAAAAAGAAACCCACGAGGCCACGACCCCACGTCCCACGCCCACGCAACCTCCTCATCTCCGGCACCCATCGCTCCCGATCCCGTCTCTCTCCCCGCCCCGGCGCTCCAGAGAAAAAAAATTCTCTGACTCTCCCCTTCTCGTACGCCCCGCGGTCGCGGTCCAGGGCTCCAGGCAGTAGGATCCAGTCCCATCAACaatcctctcctcctccctcttatCTGCACAACTCTAGATCGCATCCAACCATAGGCGAGCTTGACGGCGGCACAGAAGGAGAACGTcggtacctcggcgccggaggacgTACTTGGCCTGGAGGTGGTGTGCAGGTGCAGCCGTACGACTCGGCCGTCGGCCATGGCAGATGCGCTGGCCGCCGGGAACCGGGAAAGCCAGTACGCCACCGTCGGGGACGCCGTCAGGGCGGGGTTCTCTGTGCGACAGAAGGCCGGCGCCAAGTGGTGCTGCGAGTGCCAGGCTTCTAGAGGGTGCAGCGGGTATGGCAGCCCGGTGCCGGTTGATCACACGTGCTTCTGCTCCGGCAGACATGCTAGCAGGTTGTGGCCTACTACTTCGTCAGGTTCAGGTACCCTGTCCTTGATTGATCTAAGAGGTAAATGGTTGGTCAACGATGTTTGATTGATCTAAT
It contains:
- the LOC119335673 gene encoding BTB/POZ domain-containing protein At1g30440-like, whose product is MACLKLGSRADVFRKQGQDWYCTTGLPSDITVVVGEQSFHLHKFPLLSKSGLLERLIREKIEKGEDSCAIDLSDIPGGAKAFELAARFCYGVKFELTSSNVVHLRCASEYLEMTEDIAEGNLIAQTENFLTQTVLKSWKDSIKALHTCDDVIDLAEKLQVVKKCIDSVATKSSTDPDVFGWPVAQYGGPTQSRGGSFLWNGISTGARPRNCSSDWWYDDVSCLSLPLYKKVISAMEYRGVNQDIIVGSLNHYAKRRLPGLNRRKSISDVSNCLSVSTLTAMPSEEEQRYLLEEIDRLLPFQRGVTSCKLLFGLLRTAIFLKASSSCMSNLERRIGLQLDKATLEDLLITNMSESIEMLYDVDCVHRILDHFLAMDQETGGASPGIGEDGHLLASPSLLPITMVAKLIDGYLAEVAPDANLKLPKFRSLAAAIPDYARPIDDGLYRAVDIYLKAHPHLSESEKEELCRVMDCQKLSLEACTHAAQNERLPLRVIVQVLFFEQLQLRSSIAECLMISENLEGGSRQLGMPTSSEQHRGGVGWPLAARENHALREGMDGMKQRVAELEKECSTMREEIARLGRSRSAGKSRLFSLGAKPQICSTAKDATPAKATMASDDDKLAVVKADATPRLKLSRHKKNLSIEA